In Fusobacterium periodonticum ATCC 33693, the following are encoded in one genomic region:
- a CDS encoding tetratricopeptide repeat protein, which translates to MDKISKEYQEIIHEVKILPVEQLDINRVEKLIRAYIADKNYEKALEVLRVVEDREKDNPSINSEFGYCLVELKQFDEAAKYFLKAKNQGREDAWIYSQLGWAYRNAEKYKEALEAYLKAQQLGDKVAWKNAEIGMCYKELGNYDEALKYYLIIINSGELDNDIYKKIWVLSEIAYIYQNIDKYEEAIEYFKKVESLGRKDSWLYANMFNCLKALKNNEEALKYSLMLENFEELKNSIYLLSNIANLYEEKQDYKEQLKYLEKIEKIGIDDPQFYIKYGYCLMFLEYYREAISKFEKSLGAGKDTYCISQIAFCYRNLGEYEKALEYFQKARSLGRNDAWISLEFGLCYRDLNEYEKALKYFLEAYEKEERYKTDTYLLSSIGKMYDLLGKYENGEEFLRKSYDLGERDRWINMELGECLTRLGKYEEAIEKLLEARRIYMAEGKAPYSEDLELAYCYAALGDKNKAKYHMDSSIEALGAYAESEEYLKKRFTEIKEMISSLK; encoded by the coding sequence ATGGATAAAATATCAAAAGAATATCAAGAGATAATACATGAAGTTAAGATACTTCCAGTAGAGCAACTAGATATTAATCGTGTAGAAAAATTAATTAGAGCATATATTGCTGATAAAAATTATGAAAAGGCATTAGAAGTATTAAGGGTAGTAGAAGATAGAGAAAAGGATAATCCATCAATTAATTCTGAGTTTGGATATTGTTTAGTAGAGTTAAAGCAATTTGATGAAGCAGCAAAATATTTTTTAAAAGCTAAAAATCAAGGGAGAGAAGATGCTTGGATATACTCACAACTAGGTTGGGCATATCGTAATGCAGAAAAATACAAAGAAGCTTTAGAAGCATATTTAAAAGCACAACAATTAGGTGATAAAGTAGCTTGGAAAAATGCTGAGATAGGGATGTGCTATAAAGAGTTAGGAAATTATGATGAAGCTTTGAAATATTATCTAATAATAATTAATTCAGGTGAATTAGACAATGATATATATAAAAAAATATGGGTATTATCAGAAATAGCTTATATATATCAAAATATTGATAAATATGAAGAAGCTATAGAATATTTTAAAAAAGTAGAAAGCTTAGGAAGAAAAGATAGTTGGTTATATGCTAATATGTTTAATTGTTTAAAAGCTTTAAAAAATAATGAAGAAGCATTGAAATATTCCTTAATGTTGGAAAATTTTGAAGAGTTAAAAAATAGCATTTATTTATTATCTAATATAGCTAATCTTTATGAGGAAAAACAAGATTATAAAGAACAATTAAAATATCTTGAAAAAATTGAAAAAATAGGAATAGACGATCCTCAATTTTATATCAAGTATGGTTATTGTTTAATGTTTTTAGAATACTATAGAGAAGCTATTTCAAAATTTGAAAAATCTTTAGGAGCAGGTAAAGATACCTACTGCATTTCTCAAATAGCTTTTTGTTATCGTAATTTAGGAGAATATGAAAAGGCGTTAGAATACTTTCAAAAAGCTAGATCACTTGGAAGAAACGATGCTTGGATTAGTCTTGAATTTGGATTATGTTACAGAGACCTAAATGAGTATGAAAAAGCTCTTAAGTATTTTTTAGAAGCTTATGAAAAAGAAGAAAGATATAAGACAGATACTTATTTATTATCAAGTATTGGAAAAATGTATGATTTATTAGGAAAATATGAAAATGGTGAAGAATTTTTAAGAAAATCATATGATCTAGGTGAGAGAGACAGATGGATAAATATGGAATTAGGTGAATGTCTGACTAGATTAGGAAAATATGAAGAAGCTATTGAAAAACTTTTAGAAGCAAGAAGAATATATATGGCAGAAGGAAAAGCACCATATTCAGAAGACTTAGAACTAGCTTATTGTTATGCAGCTTTAGGAGATAAAAATAAAGCAAAATATCATATGGATTCATCTATTGAAGCACTAGGAGCTTATGCTGAAAGTGAAGAATACTTGAAGAAAAGATTCACAGAAATTAAAGAGATGATAAGCTCTCTAAAATAA
- a CDS encoding SDR family NAD(P)-dependent oxidoreductase, protein MESNIKGKIAFISGASSGIGKATAEKLAEMGANLIICARRENILNELKEKLEKQYGIKVKTLVFDVRSYSDVLKNINSLDDEWKKIEILVNNAGLAVGLEKLYEYNMEDVDRMVDTNIKGFTYIANTILPLMIATDKVCTVINIGSVAGEIAYPHGSIYCATKFAVKAISDSMRSELIDKKIKVTNIKPGLVDTEFSLVRFKGDKERADGVYGGIEPLYAEDIADTIAYVVNLPDKIQITDLTVTPLHQANAIHIHREK, encoded by the coding sequence ATGGAAAGTAATATTAAAGGAAAAATTGCATTTATTTCTGGGGCAAGTTCTGGAATAGGAAAAGCTACAGCTGAAAAATTAGCAGAAATGGGAGCTAATCTTATTATCTGTGCTAGAAGAGAAAATATCTTAAATGAATTAAAAGAAAAACTTGAAAAGCAATATGGAATTAAAGTAAAAACTTTAGTATTCGATGTAAGAAGTTATTCAGATGTTCTGAAAAATATAAATTCATTAGATGATGAATGGAAAAAAATAGAAATATTAGTAAATAATGCAGGATTAGCAGTTGGATTAGAAAAACTATATGAATATAACATGGAAGATGTTGATAGAATGGTTGATACTAATATAAAAGGATTTACATATATTGCTAATACAATACTACCTCTTATGATAGCAACTGATAAAGTTTGTACAGTTATAAATATAGGTTCTGTTGCAGGAGAAATTGCATATCCTCATGGTAGCATATACTGTGCAACAAAATTTGCTGTAAAAGCTATCAGTGATTCAATGAGATCTGAACTTATAGATAAAAAAATAAAGGTTACAAACATAAAACCAGGACTTGTTGATACAGAATTTAGTTTGGTTAGATTTAAAGGAGATAAGGAAAGAGCAGATGGAGTTTATGGAGGAATAGAACCTCTATATGCAGAAGATATTGCAGATACTATAGCTTATGTTGTAAATCTTCCTGATAAAATACAAATTACAGATTTAACTGTAACACCTTTACATCAAGCTAATGCAATACATATCCATAGAGAAAAATAA
- a CDS encoding tetratricopeptide repeat protein, whose amino-acid sequence MKTVEEILKKIDSLDNLEKYQEIIDMIEELPIEQLNNQIISEQGRAYNNIGEYEKAIEILKTIEAEDKDTRRWNYRIAYSYYYLEDYENAEKHFLRADEIGPEDDEIKNYLLNIYIDLSKKNLNENKTEEAIEYALKAKDYITNDDNKVHVYSYLAWMYDKIEAYDIAEDLLKSILNCQTDQRNEVWAYSELGYCLGEQHRYEESLEALIKASEMGRDDIWLNTQIGWTYRILGNYEEALQYLFKAKELGRDDDWINAELGICYKEIDKFEEALQSYLVANEQNGQSSIWVLSEIAWLYGVLDKFDDELKYLDLVKKLGRKDEWINAEYGKVYARIEKYEEALKYFKKAKKLGQDDAWINIQMAICYKKLNKLKKALEHYSLAENFKDYKKDIWLLSEIAWVYDGLGKYKEALKYLKKIEKLGRNDCWFYTEYGFCLMRLKKYKDAITKFKKGLKLKEELNEEIYLNSQIGFCYRLLENEKMSLKYHLKAKELGRNDAWINTEIGICYKELDKYEKALEYYLLAYEEDKDEIWLLSDIGWIYNELDKYEEALQFLLRAEELGRNDAWLNAEIGQCLGRLEKLDEGIERLKKALEFLEKDKTNNTAEKIFVNSEIGWLIGKKEKSNPEEALYYLNIAKELGRDDIWINSEIAWELAYNDNKSEESIKYFERAIKLGRKDEWIWSRVANVYFDLGRIEDAHNAYSKAYKLVKNSWYICNVGRCLRKLGKYEEAVKKLLQSRKLSLKEGDVVDLEDLELAYCYAALGDKKKAEKHMKLSMDSLGTRAVNEEYLKKQFDEIKEMISVLSKPS is encoded by the coding sequence ATGAAAACAGTAGAAGAGATACTAAAAAAAATTGATTCTTTAGATAATTTAGAAAAATATCAAGAAATAATTGATATGATAGAAGAACTACCAATTGAACAATTAAATAATCAAATTATAAGCGAACAAGGTAGAGCATATAACAATATAGGTGAGTATGAAAAAGCTATTGAAATTTTGAAAACTATAGAAGCAGAAGATAAAGATACTAGACGTTGGAATTACAGAATAGCTTATTCTTATTATTATTTAGAAGATTATGAAAATGCTGAAAAACATTTTTTAAGAGCTGATGAAATTGGACCAGAAGATGATGAAATAAAAAATTACTTGTTAAATATATATATAGATTTATCTAAAAAAAATCTTAACGAAAATAAAACAGAAGAAGCAATAGAATATGCTTTAAAGGCTAAAGACTATATAACAAATGATGATAACAAGGTTCATGTTTATTCTTATTTAGCTTGGATGTATGATAAAATAGAAGCTTATGATATCGCTGAAGACTTACTGAAGTCTATTCTTAATTGTCAAACAGATCAAAGAAATGAAGTTTGGGCTTACTCTGAATTAGGATATTGTTTAGGTGAACAACATAGATATGAAGAATCTCTAGAAGCACTTATAAAAGCATCTGAAATGGGAAGAGACGATATTTGGCTTAATACTCAAATAGGGTGGACATATCGTATTTTAGGAAATTATGAAGAAGCACTTCAATATCTTTTTAAAGCGAAAGAATTAGGAAGAGATGATGATTGGATAAATGCAGAACTTGGAATATGTTACAAAGAAATAGATAAATTTGAAGAAGCTTTACAATCTTATTTAGTAGCAAATGAGCAAAATGGTCAAAGTAGTATATGGGTATTATCAGAGATAGCATGGCTTTATGGAGTTTTAGATAAATTTGATGATGAATTAAAATACTTAGATTTAGTTAAAAAGCTAGGTAGAAAAGATGAATGGATAAATGCAGAATATGGTAAAGTATACGCAAGAATAGAAAAATATGAAGAAGCTTTAAAATATTTTAAAAAAGCAAAGAAATTGGGTCAAGATGATGCTTGGATAAATATTCAAATGGCTATCTGTTATAAGAAATTAAATAAACTAAAAAAAGCTTTGGAACATTATTCACTTGCTGAAAATTTTAAAGATTATAAAAAAGATATATGGCTATTATCAGAAATAGCTTGGGTTTATGATGGACTAGGAAAATATAAAGAAGCATTGAAATATCTTAAAAAAATTGAAAAACTAGGCAGAAATGATTGTTGGTTCTATACAGAATATGGTTTTTGTTTAATGAGATTGAAGAAATATAAGGATGCTATAACAAAGTTTAAAAAAGGACTTAAACTGAAAGAAGAACTTAATGAAGAGATTTATTTGAATTCTCAAATAGGATTCTGTTATCGTCTTTTAGAAAATGAAAAGATGTCCCTAAAATATCATTTGAAAGCAAAAGAACTAGGTAGAAATGATGCTTGGATAAATACAGAAATTGGTATATGTTACAAAGAACTTGATAAATATGAAAAAGCTCTTGAATATTATTTATTAGCTTATGAAGAGGATAAAGATGAAATATGGTTATTATCTGATATAGGTTGGATCTATAATGAGCTTGATAAGTATGAAGAGGCTTTACAATTTTTATTAAGAGCTGAGGAATTAGGTAGAAATGATGCTTGGCTTAATGCAGAAATAGGACAATGTTTAGGTAGATTAGAAAAGCTTGATGAAGGTATTGAAAGATTAAAAAAAGCTTTAGAATTTCTTGAAAAAGACAAGACTAATAATACTGCTGAGAAAATTTTTGTTAACTCAGAGATTGGATGGCTTATTGGTAAAAAAGAAAAATCTAATCCTGAAGAAGCATTGTATTATTTAAATATTGCAAAAGAATTAGGAAGAGATGATATTTGGATTAACTCAGAAATAGCTTGGGAACTTGCCTATAATGATAATAAAAGTGAAGAATCTATAAAATATTTTGAAAGAGCTATAAAACTTGGAAGAAAAGATGAATGGATTTGGTCAAGAGTTGCCAATGTATATTTTGATTTAGGAAGAATAGAAGATGCTCATAATGCATATTCAAAAGCTTATAAATTAGTAAAAAACAGTTGGTATATTTGTAATGTAGGAAGATGTCTAAGAAAACTTGGAAAATATGAAGAAGCTGTAAAAAAACTTCTACAATCAAGAAAACTTTCTCTTAAAGAAGGAGATGTTGTTGACTTAGAAGATTTAGAACTTGCTTATTGTTATGCAGCTTTAGGTGATAAAAAGAAAGCTGAAAAACATATGAAATTATCTATGGATTCTTTAGGTACTCGTGCAGTAAATGAAGAATATTTAAAAAAGCAATTTGACGAAATAAAGGAAATGATAAGTGTTTTATCAAAACCATCATAA
- a CDS encoding peptide ABC transporter substrate-binding protein: MKKIKILFILILSLLLISCGDKEETVEKVEQIFYTAMPKQEYNLNPQSYTGNERALITQIFEGLTELKDESARYVGVLNIEHSDDFKEWIFTLRDDLKWSDNQKITAETYLESWLNTLENSNSDEIHRMFVIKGAEDFAKKKVDRSSVGIKAQENKLIVTLNSPIKNFDEWVSNPIFYPIREENTSLTLDKKIVNGAFKVSTYNEDSIVLVRNENYWDNVNTKLKEVNIALVENDIMAYEMFPRNEIDYFGEPFYSIPFDRLGQVNTLPEKLVFPSTRYWYISIPNETKEKIFEKAELRKLMYAVSDPEFMGKVLIENNSPTIFEHPHPSSEVLNKAKEDFEKLNIKFSETPYIAYFPADKLLEKKLLLSTVKEWVGNFKIPIRVSSSTDSPITFKIENYLVGTNNKNDLYYYINYKYNTKIKTDEEFLNSLVVIPLLQEYNTVLSRSSVRGLNLTPSGDLYLKYINMQ, from the coding sequence ATGAAAAAAATAAAAATATTGTTTATTTTAATTTTAAGTCTCTTATTAATTTCTTGTGGTGATAAAGAAGAAACTGTTGAAAAGGTTGAGCAAATATTTTACACTGCTATGCCTAAGCAAGAGTATAATTTAAATCCTCAATCTTATACTGGAAATGAAAGAGCTTTAATAACTCAAATATTTGAAGGCTTAACTGAATTAAAAGATGAAAGTGCAAGATATGTTGGAGTACTTAACATCGAGCATTCAGATGATTTTAAAGAATGGATTTTTACTTTAAGAGATGATTTAAAATGGTCAGATAATCAAAAAATAACTGCTGAAACTTATCTTGAAAGTTGGTTAAATACCCTAGAAAATTCAAATTCAGATGAGATACATAGAATGTTCGTTATTAAGGGAGCAGAAGATTTTGCTAAGAAAAAAGTAGATAGAAGTTCTGTTGGTATAAAAGCTCAAGAGAACAAGTTGATTGTGACTTTAAATTCTCCAATTAAGAACTTTGATGAGTGGGTAAGTAATCCTATATTCTATCCAATCAGAGAAGAAAATACTAGTTTAACTCTTGATAAAAAGATTGTAAATGGTGCTTTTAAGGTTTCTACTTACAATGAAGATTCAATTGTTTTAGTGAGAAATGAAAATTACTGGGATAATGTCAATACAAAATTGAAAGAAGTCAATATCGCTCTTGTAGAGAATGATATTATGGCTTACGAGATGTTTCCTCGTAATGAAATAGACTATTTTGGAGAACCATTTTACTCTATCCCATTTGATAGATTAGGACAAGTGAATACTTTACCAGAAAAATTAGTTTTTCCTAGCACTAGATATTGGTATATCTCTATACCTAATGAAACAAAGGAAAAGATATTTGAGAAAGCTGAATTAAGAAAACTTATGTATGCTGTGAGTGATCCTGAATTTATGGGAAAAGTTTTAATAGAAAATAACTCTCCTACTATTTTTGAGCATCCTCATCCTTCTTCAGAAGTTTTAAATAAAGCTAAGGAAGACTTTGAAAAATTAAATATTAAATTCTCAGAGACTCCTTATATAGCTTATTTTCCAGCTGATAAGTTATTAGAAAAAAAATTACTATTATCAACTGTTAAAGAATGGGTAGGTAATTTTAAAATTCCAATAAGAGTTAGTTCTAGCACTGATTCCCCTATAACTTTCAAAATTGAAAATTATTTAGTTGGAACAAATAATAAAAATGATTTATACTACTATATAAATTATAAATATAATACTAAGATAAAAACAGATGAAGAATTCTTAAATTCTTTAGTTGTTATTCCACTTTTACAGGAATATAACACTGTTTTATCTCGTTCAAGTGTAAGAGGTTTAAATCTTACTCCTAGTGGAGATTTATACTTAAAGTACATAAATATGCAGTGA